One genomic segment of Salarias fasciatus chromosome 8, fSalaFa1.1, whole genome shotgun sequence includes these proteins:
- the foxl3 gene encoding forkhead box L3 yields the protein MFDNSHYPFNCFNYDGDGYPASSSEDDKKMCRPAYSYIALIAMAIQQSPEQRVTLSGIYEFIMKRFPYYRSNQRAWQNSIRHNLSLNSCFVKVPRTEGKEKGKGNFWTFASGCESMLDLFENGNFRRRRRRRNMKIGLREPAETPFHPHGPHAPPARRAQPGSAPCPLNPDRPGPPGDPPQGKPESQIKFSIDYILSTPDPPPHGPVHLGPAGPPVHVLEPQHLNLHFWTL from the exons ATGTTCGATAACTCCCACTACCCCTTCAACTGCTTCAACTACGACGGGGATGGATACCCCGCATCCAGCTCCGAGGACGACAAGAAGATGTGCAGACCGGCGTACAG ctACATTGCGCTGATCGCCATGGCGATCCAGCAGAGCCCGGAGCAGAGGGTCACGCTGTCCGGCATCTACGAGTTCATCATGAAGCGCTTCCCGTACTACCGGTCGAACCAGAGAGCCTGGCAGAACTCCATCCGGCACAACCTGTCCCTGAACAGCTGCTTCGTCAAG GTTCCGCGGACGGAGGGGAAGGAGAAGGGGAAGGGGAACTTCTGGACGTTCGCCTCCGGCTGTGAGTCCATGCTCGACCTCTTCGAGAACGGGAACttccggcgccgccgccgccgccggaacATGAAGATCGGCCTCCGCGAGCCGGCGGAGACGCCCTTCCACCCCCACGGCCCCCACGCCCCCCCGGCCCGCCGGGCCCAGCCCGGCTCCGCCCCGTGCCCCCTGAACCCCGACAGGCCCGGGCCGCCCGGCGACCCCCCGCAGGGCAAGCCCGAGTCCCAGATCAAGTTCAGCATTGACTACATCCTGTCCACCCCGGACCCGCCCCCCCACGGCCCCGTCCACCTGGGACCCGCTGGCCCCCCGGTCCACGTCCTGGAGCCACAGCACCTGAACCTGCACTTCTGGACTCTGTGA